One genomic window of Bombus fervidus isolate BK054 chromosome 14, iyBomFerv1, whole genome shotgun sequence includes the following:
- the LOC139994405 gene encoding uncharacterized protein isoform X2, translating into MSFMVENRPTIEISNKDREHFLSLEVTEDYSFKYVPESHFKHIVRNVQRHRRKEDEERIWASFVKEQELNSLRFDKKDVDYSIQNMKDLLQENVQNVDRELKRLEEDALPERSKGIRNPKSNVRNEVIYTKVNSIRNNYSKEKTLTKNRDTCKTNVSVPTSRCSNIYMYNESEGQKTVFKSKAKKSLSDSSITEKKCYTNQLLRATNHFENNSDTDSSNNKDDIAYIQPDPFTIQKLLSMQKKIAELLDEISFRLCRIPLPDGDSDLKRRQQQTLEFSIRFSRNYLYNLNRLVTSIQRHIRAMSPRLGLKQYKNIVFHQDMIKQKLVAAHQLLIQALTAYYKHIPNSILEGHSTKLQDVLQVVYNLINICDKVEISTYYFCSGDTTIIPLGKNLQNKCDAILSKLKLNLENRYGSTSHKNVQSVITTAPIFLPNKGRCNRKNLSNRLSYTYQKENENNTKEIGNLYPQDYTLPELLYPSPITRTTSSRDVVQIDSMKNINNSKEDDIRTVMDGLTIDSENDSNIEIRTKRKPETNSGQQSVAIRKKTSTEMREAKNMKSKGVNIEANNFTNEENDLIKKVTTIPKEHLAALAPVINDLVALVSKKKNELEMQPVSETSVETLREFLQKYQSPKDCDTKASLTKTSYEQSHCNLNGLSEIKRHNENVQLICISSMGQVPKMTHCDASCQVDYETALKIIHNGKVTDSNIKNGVQLAISEETELLFLTYRCEYKKLCQSRPMYSSNTQNKPWDIVAWISDKLIEELIIEITEELQMNDVIKKLFEMEFQEL; encoded by the exons ATGTCTTTTATGGTAGAAAATAGACCAACCATTGAAATAAGCAATAAAGATAGagaacattttctttctctagAAGTAACTGAAGATTATAGCTTTaag TATGTACCTGAAAGTCATTTTAAACACATAGTAAGAAATGTACAGAGACACAGACGCAAAGAGGATGAGGAACGTATATGGGCTTCATTCGTTAAAGAACAGGAGTTAAATAGTTTGAGGTTTGACAAAAAAGATGTTGACTATTCTatacaaaatatgaaagacCTGTTGCAAGAAAATGTGCAAAATGTAGATAGAGAACTTAAAAGACTTGAAGAAGATGCCCTCCCTGAACGAAGTAAAGGAATTCGAAATCCTAAATCTAATGTTAGGAATGAAGTGATTTATACAAAA GTAAACAGCATCAGAAACAACTATTCAAAGGAGAAAACGTTAACAAAGAATAGGGATACATGTAAAACTAATGTTTCAGTTCCAACTTCTCGGTGCagcaatatttatatgtataatgaatCTGAGGGACAGAAAACAGTTTTTAAATCTAAGGCTAAAAAGTCTTTGTCAGATTCTTCTATCACagagaaaaaatgttatacaaaCCAACTTCTTCGTGCAACCAACCATTTTGAGAATAATTCTGATACAGATTCAAGTAATAACAAAGATGATATTGCTTATATACAACCAGATCCATTTACCATACAGAAACTATTATCGATGCAAAAGAAAATTGCTGAACTACTAGATGAAATATCATTTAGATTATGCAGAATTCCTTTACCAGATGGTGATAGTGATTTGAAAAGAAGACAACAGCAAACACTAGAATTTTCTATAAgattttcaagaaattatcTGTACAATCTTAACAGACTTGTTACAAGCATTCAAAGACATATCAGAGCTATGTCTCCCAGACTAGGATTAAAACAATATAAGAATATTGTATTTCATCAAGATATGATAAAACAAAAGCTGGTTGCTGCTCATCAATTGTTAATACAAGCTCTGACTGCTTATTATAAACATATTCCAAACTCTATTCTTGAAGGTCATTCTACAAAACTTCAAGATGTGTTACAGGTTGTCTACaatctgataaatatttgtgaTAAAGTTGAGATTTCTACTTACTATTTCTGTTCAGGAGATACTACAATTATACCGTTG GGGAAGAATCTTCAAAATAAATGTGATGCTATTTTAtctaaattaaagttaaatttagaaaatagatATGGATCCACAAGTCACAAGAATGTACAATCTGTAATCACTACTGCACCAATATTTTTACCTAACAAAGGACGTTGCAATCGCAAAAATCTATCTAATCGGTTAA gCTATACTTATcagaaagaaaatgagaatAATACTAAAGAAATCGGAAATTTGTACCCTCAGGATTATACGTTACCAGAACTACTATATCCTAGTCCTATAACGCGTACGACATCTTCGAGGGACGTTGTTCAGATTGATtccatgaaaaatataaataattctaaagaAGATGACATTCGAACTGTGATGGATGGATTAACGATAGATTCAGAAAAT GATAGTAATATAGAAATTCGAACTAAACGTAAACCTGAAACAAATAGTGGACAACAATCGGTCGCAATACGTAAAAAGACATCTACAGAAATGCGGGAGgcgaaaaatatgaaaagcaAAGGAGTAAATATTGAAGCAAACAATTTTACTAACGAGGAgaatgatttaattaaaaaagtaactACAATTCCCAAGGAGCATTTGGCTGCCCTAGCTCCTGTAATAAACGACTTAGTGGCTCTTGTATCAAAAAAG aaaaatgaattGGAGATGCAACCTGTTTCGGAAACGTCTGTCGAAACATTAAgggaatttttacaaaaatatcagTCACCTAAAGATTGTGATACTAAAGCTTCTTTAACAAAAACCAGTTATGAACAATCACATTGTAATCTTAATGG CTtatctgaaataaaaagacacaatgaaaatgtacaattaatttgtatatctTCTATGGGCCAAGTTCCTAAAATGACACATTGTGATGCTTCGTGTCAAGTAGATTATGAAACAGCGCTAAAA ATTATTCATAACGGAAAGGTTACTGATTCAAACATCAAAAATGGAGTGCAGCTTGCTATTTCAGAAGAAACTGAATTACTATTTCTAACATACAGATGTGAATATAAGAAATTGTGTCAATCAAGGCCAATGTATTCTAGCAATACACAAAATAAACCATGGGATATCGTGGCTTG gaTATCTGATAAATTGATAGaggaattaataattgaaataacagAAGAGTTACAAATGAatgatgtaattaaaaaactgTTTGAAATGGAATTTCAAGAATTATAA
- the LOC139994405 gene encoding uncharacterized protein isoform X1, translating into MSFMVENRPTIEISNKDREHFLSLEVTEDYSFKYVPESHFKHIVRNVQRHRRKEDEERIWASFVKEQELNSLRFDKKDVDYSIQNMKDLLQENVQNVDRELKRLEEDALPERSKGIRNPKSNVRNEVIYTKVNSIRNNYSKEKTLTKNRDTCKTNVSVPTSRCSNIYMYNESEGQKTVFKSKAKKSLSDSSITEKKCYTNQLLRATNHFENNSDTDSSNNKDDIAYIQPDPFTIQKLLSMQKKIAELLDEISFRLCRIPLPDGDSDLKRRQQQTLEFSIRFSRNYLYNLNRLVTSIQRHIRAMSPRLGLKQYKNIVFHQDMIKQKLVAAHQLLIQALTAYYKHIPNSILEGHSTKLQDVLQVVYNLINICDKVEISTYYFCSGDTTIIPLGKNLQNKCDAILSKLKLNLENRYGSTSHKNVQSVITTAPIFLPNKGRCNRKNLSNRLSMYSMDVKMSKGNLKRRNDIRRKSYTYQKENENNTKEIGNLYPQDYTLPELLYPSPITRTTSSRDVVQIDSMKNINNSKEDDIRTVMDGLTIDSENDSNIEIRTKRKPETNSGQQSVAIRKKTSTEMREAKNMKSKGVNIEANNFTNEENDLIKKVTTIPKEHLAALAPVINDLVALVSKKKNELEMQPVSETSVETLREFLQKYQSPKDCDTKASLTKTSYEQSHCNLNGLSEIKRHNENVQLICISSMGQVPKMTHCDASCQVDYETALKIIHNGKVTDSNIKNGVQLAISEETELLFLTYRCEYKKLCQSRPMYSSNTQNKPWDIVAWISDKLIEELIIEITEELQMNDVIKKLFEMEFQEL; encoded by the exons ATGTCTTTTATGGTAGAAAATAGACCAACCATTGAAATAAGCAATAAAGATAGagaacattttctttctctagAAGTAACTGAAGATTATAGCTTTaag TATGTACCTGAAAGTCATTTTAAACACATAGTAAGAAATGTACAGAGACACAGACGCAAAGAGGATGAGGAACGTATATGGGCTTCATTCGTTAAAGAACAGGAGTTAAATAGTTTGAGGTTTGACAAAAAAGATGTTGACTATTCTatacaaaatatgaaagacCTGTTGCAAGAAAATGTGCAAAATGTAGATAGAGAACTTAAAAGACTTGAAGAAGATGCCCTCCCTGAACGAAGTAAAGGAATTCGAAATCCTAAATCTAATGTTAGGAATGAAGTGATTTATACAAAA GTAAACAGCATCAGAAACAACTATTCAAAGGAGAAAACGTTAACAAAGAATAGGGATACATGTAAAACTAATGTTTCAGTTCCAACTTCTCGGTGCagcaatatttatatgtataatgaatCTGAGGGACAGAAAACAGTTTTTAAATCTAAGGCTAAAAAGTCTTTGTCAGATTCTTCTATCACagagaaaaaatgttatacaaaCCAACTTCTTCGTGCAACCAACCATTTTGAGAATAATTCTGATACAGATTCAAGTAATAACAAAGATGATATTGCTTATATACAACCAGATCCATTTACCATACAGAAACTATTATCGATGCAAAAGAAAATTGCTGAACTACTAGATGAAATATCATTTAGATTATGCAGAATTCCTTTACCAGATGGTGATAGTGATTTGAAAAGAAGACAACAGCAAACACTAGAATTTTCTATAAgattttcaagaaattatcTGTACAATCTTAACAGACTTGTTACAAGCATTCAAAGACATATCAGAGCTATGTCTCCCAGACTAGGATTAAAACAATATAAGAATATTGTATTTCATCAAGATATGATAAAACAAAAGCTGGTTGCTGCTCATCAATTGTTAATACAAGCTCTGACTGCTTATTATAAACATATTCCAAACTCTATTCTTGAAGGTCATTCTACAAAACTTCAAGATGTGTTACAGGTTGTCTACaatctgataaatatttgtgaTAAAGTTGAGATTTCTACTTACTATTTCTGTTCAGGAGATACTACAATTATACCGTTG GGGAAGAATCTTCAAAATAAATGTGATGCTATTTTAtctaaattaaagttaaatttagaaaatagatATGGATCCACAAGTCACAAGAATGTACAATCTGTAATCACTACTGCACCAATATTTTTACCTAACAAAGGACGTTGCAATCGCAAAAATCTATCTAATCGGTTAAGCATGTACAGTATGGATGTTAAAATGTCTAAGGGTAATctaaagagaagaaacgatataagaagaaaaa gCTATACTTATcagaaagaaaatgagaatAATACTAAAGAAATCGGAAATTTGTACCCTCAGGATTATACGTTACCAGAACTACTATATCCTAGTCCTATAACGCGTACGACATCTTCGAGGGACGTTGTTCAGATTGATtccatgaaaaatataaataattctaaagaAGATGACATTCGAACTGTGATGGATGGATTAACGATAGATTCAGAAAAT GATAGTAATATAGAAATTCGAACTAAACGTAAACCTGAAACAAATAGTGGACAACAATCGGTCGCAATACGTAAAAAGACATCTACAGAAATGCGGGAGgcgaaaaatatgaaaagcaAAGGAGTAAATATTGAAGCAAACAATTTTACTAACGAGGAgaatgatttaattaaaaaagtaactACAATTCCCAAGGAGCATTTGGCTGCCCTAGCTCCTGTAATAAACGACTTAGTGGCTCTTGTATCAAAAAAG aaaaatgaattGGAGATGCAACCTGTTTCGGAAACGTCTGTCGAAACATTAAgggaatttttacaaaaatatcagTCACCTAAAGATTGTGATACTAAAGCTTCTTTAACAAAAACCAGTTATGAACAATCACATTGTAATCTTAATGG CTtatctgaaataaaaagacacaatgaaaatgtacaattaatttgtatatctTCTATGGGCCAAGTTCCTAAAATGACACATTGTGATGCTTCGTGTCAAGTAGATTATGAAACAGCGCTAAAA ATTATTCATAACGGAAAGGTTACTGATTCAAACATCAAAAATGGAGTGCAGCTTGCTATTTCAGAAGAAACTGAATTACTATTTCTAACATACAGATGTGAATATAAGAAATTGTGTCAATCAAGGCCAATGTATTCTAGCAATACACAAAATAAACCATGGGATATCGTGGCTTG gaTATCTGATAAATTGATAGaggaattaataattgaaataacagAAGAGTTACAAATGAatgatgtaattaaaaaactgTTTGAAATGGAATTTCAAGAATTATAA
- the LOC139994405 gene encoding uncharacterized protein isoform X3 has product MYVPESHFKHIVRNVQRHRRKEDEERIWASFVKEQELNSLRFDKKDVDYSIQNMKDLLQENVQNVDRELKRLEEDALPERSKGIRNPKSNVRNEVIYTKVNSIRNNYSKEKTLTKNRDTCKTNVSVPTSRCSNIYMYNESEGQKTVFKSKAKKSLSDSSITEKKCYTNQLLRATNHFENNSDTDSSNNKDDIAYIQPDPFTIQKLLSMQKKIAELLDEISFRLCRIPLPDGDSDLKRRQQQTLEFSIRFSRNYLYNLNRLVTSIQRHIRAMSPRLGLKQYKNIVFHQDMIKQKLVAAHQLLIQALTAYYKHIPNSILEGHSTKLQDVLQVVYNLINICDKVEISTYYFCSGDTTIIPLGKNLQNKCDAILSKLKLNLENRYGSTSHKNVQSVITTAPIFLPNKGRCNRKNLSNRLSMYSMDVKMSKGNLKRRNDIRRKSYTYQKENENNTKEIGNLYPQDYTLPELLYPSPITRTTSSRDVVQIDSMKNINNSKEDDIRTVMDGLTIDSENDSNIEIRTKRKPETNSGQQSVAIRKKTSTEMREAKNMKSKGVNIEANNFTNEENDLIKKVTTIPKEHLAALAPVINDLVALVSKKKNELEMQPVSETSVETLREFLQKYQSPKDCDTKASLTKTSYEQSHCNLNGLSEIKRHNENVQLICISSMGQVPKMTHCDASCQVDYETALKIIHNGKVTDSNIKNGVQLAISEETELLFLTYRCEYKKLCQSRPMYSSNTQNKPWDIVAWISDKLIEELIIEITEELQMNDVIKKLFEMEFQEL; this is encoded by the exons TATGTACCTGAAAGTCATTTTAAACACATAGTAAGAAATGTACAGAGACACAGACGCAAAGAGGATGAGGAACGTATATGGGCTTCATTCGTTAAAGAACAGGAGTTAAATAGTTTGAGGTTTGACAAAAAAGATGTTGACTATTCTatacaaaatatgaaagacCTGTTGCAAGAAAATGTGCAAAATGTAGATAGAGAACTTAAAAGACTTGAAGAAGATGCCCTCCCTGAACGAAGTAAAGGAATTCGAAATCCTAAATCTAATGTTAGGAATGAAGTGATTTATACAAAA GTAAACAGCATCAGAAACAACTATTCAAAGGAGAAAACGTTAACAAAGAATAGGGATACATGTAAAACTAATGTTTCAGTTCCAACTTCTCGGTGCagcaatatttatatgtataatgaatCTGAGGGACAGAAAACAGTTTTTAAATCTAAGGCTAAAAAGTCTTTGTCAGATTCTTCTATCACagagaaaaaatgttatacaaaCCAACTTCTTCGTGCAACCAACCATTTTGAGAATAATTCTGATACAGATTCAAGTAATAACAAAGATGATATTGCTTATATACAACCAGATCCATTTACCATACAGAAACTATTATCGATGCAAAAGAAAATTGCTGAACTACTAGATGAAATATCATTTAGATTATGCAGAATTCCTTTACCAGATGGTGATAGTGATTTGAAAAGAAGACAACAGCAAACACTAGAATTTTCTATAAgattttcaagaaattatcTGTACAATCTTAACAGACTTGTTACAAGCATTCAAAGACATATCAGAGCTATGTCTCCCAGACTAGGATTAAAACAATATAAGAATATTGTATTTCATCAAGATATGATAAAACAAAAGCTGGTTGCTGCTCATCAATTGTTAATACAAGCTCTGACTGCTTATTATAAACATATTCCAAACTCTATTCTTGAAGGTCATTCTACAAAACTTCAAGATGTGTTACAGGTTGTCTACaatctgataaatatttgtgaTAAAGTTGAGATTTCTACTTACTATTTCTGTTCAGGAGATACTACAATTATACCGTTG GGGAAGAATCTTCAAAATAAATGTGATGCTATTTTAtctaaattaaagttaaatttagaaaatagatATGGATCCACAAGTCACAAGAATGTACAATCTGTAATCACTACTGCACCAATATTTTTACCTAACAAAGGACGTTGCAATCGCAAAAATCTATCTAATCGGTTAAGCATGTACAGTATGGATGTTAAAATGTCTAAGGGTAATctaaagagaagaaacgatataagaagaaaaa gCTATACTTATcagaaagaaaatgagaatAATACTAAAGAAATCGGAAATTTGTACCCTCAGGATTATACGTTACCAGAACTACTATATCCTAGTCCTATAACGCGTACGACATCTTCGAGGGACGTTGTTCAGATTGATtccatgaaaaatataaataattctaaagaAGATGACATTCGAACTGTGATGGATGGATTAACGATAGATTCAGAAAAT GATAGTAATATAGAAATTCGAACTAAACGTAAACCTGAAACAAATAGTGGACAACAATCGGTCGCAATACGTAAAAAGACATCTACAGAAATGCGGGAGgcgaaaaatatgaaaagcaAAGGAGTAAATATTGAAGCAAACAATTTTACTAACGAGGAgaatgatttaattaaaaaagtaactACAATTCCCAAGGAGCATTTGGCTGCCCTAGCTCCTGTAATAAACGACTTAGTGGCTCTTGTATCAAAAAAG aaaaatgaattGGAGATGCAACCTGTTTCGGAAACGTCTGTCGAAACATTAAgggaatttttacaaaaatatcagTCACCTAAAGATTGTGATACTAAAGCTTCTTTAACAAAAACCAGTTATGAACAATCACATTGTAATCTTAATGG CTtatctgaaataaaaagacacaatgaaaatgtacaattaatttgtatatctTCTATGGGCCAAGTTCCTAAAATGACACATTGTGATGCTTCGTGTCAAGTAGATTATGAAACAGCGCTAAAA ATTATTCATAACGGAAAGGTTACTGATTCAAACATCAAAAATGGAGTGCAGCTTGCTATTTCAGAAGAAACTGAATTACTATTTCTAACATACAGATGTGAATATAAGAAATTGTGTCAATCAAGGCCAATGTATTCTAGCAATACACAAAATAAACCATGGGATATCGTGGCTTG gaTATCTGATAAATTGATAGaggaattaataattgaaataacagAAGAGTTACAAATGAatgatgtaattaaaaaactgTTTGAAATGGAATTTCAAGAATTATAA
- the LOC139994405 gene encoding uncharacterized protein isoform X4, whose protein sequence is MKDLLQENVQNVDRELKRLEEDALPERSKGIRNPKSNVRNEVIYTKVNSIRNNYSKEKTLTKNRDTCKTNVSVPTSRCSNIYMYNESEGQKTVFKSKAKKSLSDSSITEKKCYTNQLLRATNHFENNSDTDSSNNKDDIAYIQPDPFTIQKLLSMQKKIAELLDEISFRLCRIPLPDGDSDLKRRQQQTLEFSIRFSRNYLYNLNRLVTSIQRHIRAMSPRLGLKQYKNIVFHQDMIKQKLVAAHQLLIQALTAYYKHIPNSILEGHSTKLQDVLQVVYNLINICDKVEISTYYFCSGDTTIIPLGKNLQNKCDAILSKLKLNLENRYGSTSHKNVQSVITTAPIFLPNKGRCNRKNLSNRLSMYSMDVKMSKGNLKRRNDIRRKSYTYQKENENNTKEIGNLYPQDYTLPELLYPSPITRTTSSRDVVQIDSMKNINNSKEDDIRTVMDGLTIDSENDSNIEIRTKRKPETNSGQQSVAIRKKTSTEMREAKNMKSKGVNIEANNFTNEENDLIKKVTTIPKEHLAALAPVINDLVALVSKKKNELEMQPVSETSVETLREFLQKYQSPKDCDTKASLTKTSYEQSHCNLNGLSEIKRHNENVQLICISSMGQVPKMTHCDASCQVDYETALKIIHNGKVTDSNIKNGVQLAISEETELLFLTYRCEYKKLCQSRPMYSSNTQNKPWDIVAWISDKLIEELIIEITEELQMNDVIKKLFEMEFQEL, encoded by the exons atgaaagacCTGTTGCAAGAAAATGTGCAAAATGTAGATAGAGAACTTAAAAGACTTGAAGAAGATGCCCTCCCTGAACGAAGTAAAGGAATTCGAAATCCTAAATCTAATGTTAGGAATGAAGTGATTTATACAAAA GTAAACAGCATCAGAAACAACTATTCAAAGGAGAAAACGTTAACAAAGAATAGGGATACATGTAAAACTAATGTTTCAGTTCCAACTTCTCGGTGCagcaatatttatatgtataatgaatCTGAGGGACAGAAAACAGTTTTTAAATCTAAGGCTAAAAAGTCTTTGTCAGATTCTTCTATCACagagaaaaaatgttatacaaaCCAACTTCTTCGTGCAACCAACCATTTTGAGAATAATTCTGATACAGATTCAAGTAATAACAAAGATGATATTGCTTATATACAACCAGATCCATTTACCATACAGAAACTATTATCGATGCAAAAGAAAATTGCTGAACTACTAGATGAAATATCATTTAGATTATGCAGAATTCCTTTACCAGATGGTGATAGTGATTTGAAAAGAAGACAACAGCAAACACTAGAATTTTCTATAAgattttcaagaaattatcTGTACAATCTTAACAGACTTGTTACAAGCATTCAAAGACATATCAGAGCTATGTCTCCCAGACTAGGATTAAAACAATATAAGAATATTGTATTTCATCAAGATATGATAAAACAAAAGCTGGTTGCTGCTCATCAATTGTTAATACAAGCTCTGACTGCTTATTATAAACATATTCCAAACTCTATTCTTGAAGGTCATTCTACAAAACTTCAAGATGTGTTACAGGTTGTCTACaatctgataaatatttgtgaTAAAGTTGAGATTTCTACTTACTATTTCTGTTCAGGAGATACTACAATTATACCGTTG GGGAAGAATCTTCAAAATAAATGTGATGCTATTTTAtctaaattaaagttaaatttagaaaatagatATGGATCCACAAGTCACAAGAATGTACAATCTGTAATCACTACTGCACCAATATTTTTACCTAACAAAGGACGTTGCAATCGCAAAAATCTATCTAATCGGTTAAGCATGTACAGTATGGATGTTAAAATGTCTAAGGGTAATctaaagagaagaaacgatataagaagaaaaa gCTATACTTATcagaaagaaaatgagaatAATACTAAAGAAATCGGAAATTTGTACCCTCAGGATTATACGTTACCAGAACTACTATATCCTAGTCCTATAACGCGTACGACATCTTCGAGGGACGTTGTTCAGATTGATtccatgaaaaatataaataattctaaagaAGATGACATTCGAACTGTGATGGATGGATTAACGATAGATTCAGAAAAT GATAGTAATATAGAAATTCGAACTAAACGTAAACCTGAAACAAATAGTGGACAACAATCGGTCGCAATACGTAAAAAGACATCTACAGAAATGCGGGAGgcgaaaaatatgaaaagcaAAGGAGTAAATATTGAAGCAAACAATTTTACTAACGAGGAgaatgatttaattaaaaaagtaactACAATTCCCAAGGAGCATTTGGCTGCCCTAGCTCCTGTAATAAACGACTTAGTGGCTCTTGTATCAAAAAAG aaaaatgaattGGAGATGCAACCTGTTTCGGAAACGTCTGTCGAAACATTAAgggaatttttacaaaaatatcagTCACCTAAAGATTGTGATACTAAAGCTTCTTTAACAAAAACCAGTTATGAACAATCACATTGTAATCTTAATGG CTtatctgaaataaaaagacacaatgaaaatgtacaattaatttgtatatctTCTATGGGCCAAGTTCCTAAAATGACACATTGTGATGCTTCGTGTCAAGTAGATTATGAAACAGCGCTAAAA ATTATTCATAACGGAAAGGTTACTGATTCAAACATCAAAAATGGAGTGCAGCTTGCTATTTCAGAAGAAACTGAATTACTATTTCTAACATACAGATGTGAATATAAGAAATTGTGTCAATCAAGGCCAATGTATTCTAGCAATACACAAAATAAACCATGGGATATCGTGGCTTG gaTATCTGATAAATTGATAGaggaattaataattgaaataacagAAGAGTTACAAATGAatgatgtaattaaaaaactgTTTGAAATGGAATTTCAAGAATTATAA
- the LOC139994408 gene encoding mitochondrial ribosome and complex I assembly factor AltMIEF1-like → MRQTILKLYKDLLRYGDNLKYTDKEYFRHRIRENFKQNKHLIDQIEIDFQFQKGQKLLQNQRVL, encoded by the exons atgagacaaacgattttaaaattatacaaagatTTATTGCGTTATGGTGACAATTTGAAGTATACAGACAAAGAATATTTCCGACACAGAATTCgtgaaaattttaaacaaaataagcATTTAATTGATCAAATAGAGATTGACTTTCAATTCCAA AAAGGACAGAAACTTCTACAAAATCAGCGAGTATTGTAA
- the LOC139994407 gene encoding uncharacterized protein, whose translation MLKLLNRACNNQSYDTHISPLIVQKMYGFLCCEVKNSWGNLLNNQKQIRYKSYNRFLDYSKVPRLEENDLQEQHVRGSGPGGQATNKTNNAVILKHKPTGLVIKCHETRSLEQNRKIARERLLRKLDNLMNGQDSLESQKERLMKNDSIKKRQKKKKLTDLKNAFMERENLK comes from the coding sequence ATGCTGAAGCTGCTAAATAGAGCATGTAATAATCAATCTTATGATACTCATATATCGCCATTGATTGTTCAAAAAATGTACGGATTTTTATGTTGTGAAGTCAAGAACAGTTGGGGTAATCTATTAAATAACCAGAAACAAATTCGATATAAATCATACAATCGCTTCTTGGATTATTCAAAAGTACCCAGActagaagaaaatgatttacaAGAACAACATGTTAGAGGATCTGGACCTGGCGGCCAAGCAACTAATAAGACGAATAATGCAGTAATTTTAAAACACAAACCTACAGGATTAGTTATAAAATGTCATGAAACTAGAAGTTTAgaacaaaatagaaaaattgccAGAGAGAGACTGTTAAGAAAATTAGATAATTTAATGAATGGTCAGGATTCTCTGGAAAGTCAAAAGGAAcgattaatgaaaaatgattccATTAAGAagagacaaaagaaaaagaaactcaCAGATTTGAAGAATGCGTTTATGGAACGCGAGAACTTAAAATAA